The genome window AATGAAATTCCTTATCAAGTTTTACTTTTGTATCTTCATTTTCACATTCTTTTAACTGATTCATAATAATCCTAAGTTCTTCAATTTCTTGATTTGTTATTTTATGTGCTGCAAGAGCTACAGTTTCTATTTCAAGCATTTTTCTTAGTTCTAATATCTCTTCAGGTTTACTTTCTTGAAGTTTAAATATAACAGACAAAGGTTGAAATAATGTATCATCAAAATTAGATCTTATAAAATTTCCTTCTCCTTGTTTGCTTTCTATAAGACCCATTACTTGTAGTGCTCTCAATGCTTCTCTTATAGAGGTTCTACTTACACCTAAAAGTTCAGCTAAATCTCTTTCAGGAGGAAGCTTGTCCCCCTTTTTTAGGGTATCATTCATAACCATTTCTTGAATTTGATTTATAACATGTTCATAAACTTTTGTACTTTTAACTGGGGTAAACAACTACATCACCTCTTTATAATTTACTTTATATAGATATAAGCCTTGAG of Tepidibacter aestuarii contains these proteins:
- a CDS encoding FadR/GntR family transcriptional regulator; this translates as MFTPVKSTKVYEHVINQIQEMVMNDTLKKGDKLPPERDLAELLGVSRTSIREALRALQVMGLIESKQGEGNFIRSNFDDTLFQPLSVIFKLQESKPEEILELRKMLEIETVALAAHKITNQEIEELRIIMNQLKECENEDTKVKLDKEFHYKIADISKNSLIVNILSVISSLMDFFIKDARKIILSNNENKQILIKHHEDIYNALSKKNATEASICMAKHMEFIYKSCIN